Proteins encoded within one genomic window of bacterium:
- a CDS encoding type III restriction endonuclease subunit R, translating into MNSIDKLIINSPYGEPKSYWSYDAKTRTFSRKNGRRPAGYIVASESSRAFDDPGIFIEIPLVNTIRPRIKAWSEHPTNPYAGVSGMTKRLLEHWRDTEARENKRFFFCQLEAMETLIWLVEANESEKVGIDVPSDGGEFLRLCSKMATGSGKTIVMAMVCAWQILNKVTYPQDARFSKNIFIVAPGLTVKSRLQVLNPHQPGNYYDEFNIVPSGLNDKLRQGRVLIRNWHALNWDTEERLAKRKSVDKRGAKSDEAYVREVLAEMSNAQNIIVINDEAHHAWRVPAESKIKGVKKEDIEEATKWIGGLDRINKARNILTCFDFSATPFAPSGKRSTEEALFDWIVSDFGLNDAIESGLVKTPRVVIRDDGQLSKDYKSRLYHIYNDPEVKSDINRKVDEHEPLPDLVTNGYYLLGKDWLETAKRWEETKALTPPVMITVANR; encoded by the coding sequence ATGAACTCAATAGATAAACTAATCATCAATTCCCCCTACGGGGAGCCGAAAAGCTACTGGAGTTACGACGCAAAGACGCGGACATTCAGCCGCAAAAATGGCCGTCGCCCTGCGGGATATATTGTAGCGTCGGAGTCTTCCCGAGCATTTGACGATCCGGGCATTTTCATCGAAATACCGCTCGTCAATACTATTCGTCCGCGTATCAAAGCGTGGAGTGAGCATCCTACCAATCCATACGCGGGAGTTTCCGGCATGACCAAGCGACTGCTTGAGCATTGGCGAGACACGGAAGCACGGGAAAACAAACGATTCTTTTTCTGCCAGCTTGAAGCGATGGAGACTCTCATCTGGCTTGTCGAAGCCAATGAATCGGAAAAGGTGGGTATCGATGTACCCTCTGATGGCGGAGAATTTCTCCGGCTATGTTCTAAGATGGCTACCGGTTCCGGCAAGACGATTGTAATGGCCATGGTTTGTGCCTGGCAGATACTGAATAAAGTTACCTATCCACAGGACGCACGATTTTCAAAAAATATTTTTATTGTTGCTCCTGGGCTCACCGTAAAAAGCCGTCTGCAAGTTCTGAATCCTCACCAGCCGGGGAATTATTATGATGAATTCAACATTGTTCCATCCGGTCTGAATGATAAGTTGAGGCAAGGCCGTGTTTTGATCCGCAATTGGCATGCCTTAAATTGGGACACAGAAGAACGCCTTGCAAAGAGAAAGTCAGTAGACAAGCGCGGAGCGAAAAGCGATGAAGCTTACGTTCGCGAAGTGCTTGCGGAAATGTCCAATGCTCAGAATATTATCGTTATTAATGATGAAGCGCATCACGCTTGGCGCGTTCCCGCAGAATCAAAGATCAAAGGTGTGAAGAAAGAAGACATTGAAGAAGCCACGAAATGGATCGGCGGACTGGATCGTATTAACAAAGCAAGAAACATTCTGACTTGCTTCGATTTTTCAGCAACACCATTCGCACCGTCAGGTAAGCGCAGTACCGAGGAGGCGCTATTTGACTGGATCGTCAGCGATTTCGGTCTGAACGACGCCATTGAATCCGGTCTTGTAAAAACCCCGCGCGTCGTTATTCGCGACGACGGCCAGCTCTCGAAAGACTACAAGTCAAGGCTATATCACATCTATAACGATCCAGAAGTCAAGTCCGACATCAATCGCAAAGTGGATGAACACGAACCTCTTCCCGACCTTGTGACAAACGGATATTATCTGCTCGGCAAGGATTGGCTCGAAACCGCTAAGAGGTGGGAAGAAACAAAGGCTCTTACTCCACCGGTGATGATCACTGTTGCCAATCGG
- a CDS encoding DUF3800 domain-containing protein: MTETPGGKKALYIFLDEAGNFDFSNKGTAFFTFTSFSLVRPFDAITELVDLKYDIWESGGLDLECFHASEDRQMVRDRVFDILRIHLPKCRIDCQIVEKRKTNPTLQIDHARFYHKILNILLRYVLKCQKTMPDRVIVVSDRIPVEKKRKEIEKATKLTLAEWSRESRVPYILMFHSSKSDLNLQIADYLNWAIFRKWEKKDLRSYDLIKKFISSEYETFGQGTNLYY, encoded by the coding sequence ATGACTGAGACTCCCGGAGGTAAAAAGGCGCTTTATATTTTTCTCGATGAAGCTGGAAATTTTGATTTTTCAAATAAGGGCACGGCTTTTTTCACTTTCACGTCTTTTTCTCTCGTGAGGCCCTTTGATGCAATAACCGAACTGGTCGATTTGAAATATGACATTTGGGAATCTGGCGGGCTGGATCTCGAATGTTTTCATGCGTCTGAAGATCGTCAGATGGTACGAGATCGTGTGTTTGACATACTCAGAATCCATCTTCCGAAGTGCCGCATTGACTGCCAGATAGTGGAAAAGAGAAAAACTAATCCAACATTGCAGATTGACCATGCAAGATTTTATCACAAAATCCTGAACATTCTATTAAGGTACGTTTTAAAGTGCCAGAAAACTATGCCGGATAGAGTAATTGTTGTCTCAGATCGAATACCGGTGGAGAAGAAAAGGAAGGAAATTGAGAAAGCTACTAAATTAACTCTTGCAGAATGGTCGAGAGAGTCACGTGTTCCATATATTTTGATGTTTCATTCTTCCAAGTCAGACCTGAATCTTCAAATAGCCGATTATTTGAACTGGGCGATTTTCAGAAAGTGGGAAAAAAAGGATTTGCGGAGTTACGATTTGATTAAGAAGTTTATTTCGAGCGAGTACGAGACATTTGGACAGGGAACTAATCTATATTACTAA
- a CDS encoding ImmA/IrrE family metallo-endopeptidase, whose protein sequence is MSYSTFAVAKAKARAIIAEWSIMNPAEIDLEIIASQMNLLIIERSITGAVARIVCKGSAGFISVSDRIIESGRKRFAIAHEIGHYVLHRSAKPLTICTDDDFQDWYEQSPAETEANVFAAELLMPEDLFRPRCADKTPSFAEVQRLAHEFQTSLSAAAIRYVNIGNKACVLVASKNGKIEWVSANSAFPYRVNGRGVNLDKYSCANDFFQSGKTPSSRESVIGTAWLTDYGIGENCFLYEEVIPLKSYNTVLSLIWIDEDNN, encoded by the coding sequence ATGAGCTATAGTACATTCGCAGTAGCAAAAGCAAAGGCACGCGCGATTATCGCAGAATGGTCAATCATGAATCCGGCTGAGATTGACCTAGAAATTATTGCATCACAGATGAATTTGCTTATAATTGAACGATCTATCACTGGAGCGGTCGCAAGAATTGTCTGTAAAGGCAGTGCCGGTTTTATTTCGGTAAGTGACCGCATTATCGAATCTGGCAGAAAGAGGTTTGCAATCGCTCATGAAATTGGCCACTATGTTCTTCACAGGTCAGCCAAGCCTTTAACTATTTGTACTGATGACGACTTTCAAGATTGGTACGAGCAATCACCCGCTGAAACTGAGGCAAATGTTTTCGCTGCTGAACTCCTTATGCCGGAAGATCTGTTCCGACCGCGTTGTGCCGACAAGACCCCAAGCTTCGCGGAAGTACAAAGGCTAGCACATGAGTTTCAAACAAGCTTGAGTGCTGCTGCAATTCGCTATGTAAACATTGGAAATAAGGCTTGCGTTCTCGTTGCATCTAAAAACGGCAAAATTGAATGGGTTTCAGCCAATAGTGCCTTTCCGTATAGAGTTAATGGACGGGGAGTTAACCTGGACAAATATTCATGCGCAAATGATTTTTTTCAATCAGGCAAGACCCCATCGAGTCGTGAAAGCGTTATTGGTACAGCGTGGTTAACTGATTACGGCATTGGGGAAAATTGTTTCCTTTATGAGGAAGTAATCCCTCTTAAAAGCTACAATACCGTCTTAAGCCTTATTTGGATTGATGAAGACAATAACTAA